The nucleotide window TATTGTTATTGGAAGATCTAACAAAAAGGcaatttaaatgatgaaaagtTTTCAAAACCAATAAAGTTATAAGATCCAATTCGCGGATGTTACCAAGTTCACGATCAGATTAACCCAacttaagttttaatttttcttaaaaaatatttaaaataaaattattagaaaactatcaaatacaAATGGAAATACCAATTGAAAAAATGTCATCGGTAAACTATGGTAACATTTACCAACGAAACATAACGTCATTGTTTTTGTCGGTGAATACCAAGGGAATTATAGGTggaaatcaattaataaaaaaaataattgggcagatatttcctttttatttccaTAAAGAAATATGACATCTCAATATTACAgataaaattaccgatgaaatataATTGTCACTAATATCTATCGATGAATCtgtcaataatatttaagttataattGGCATGATCCCCTCCCCCTACCAatatcttcttccttttttttgcaGAAAACAACACCCTTCTCGCCTCATTTTGTCACAAATCGAGCTCCTACCATCAAAAATCTAGTCACTCCAATACTTAGTCTGTTAGTATCCCTgttatgttcaatttttttaaaagatttgtcCCATCAAGTAAGTAAACCTAtccatttttttgttgtaatttttttatttaattctttggCATTTTTATGTAGTTTGTTTGTGAGTTTACTTCTTTTATAgctttttcctttaaaaatttgTTGTATGATTTGTATATGTTAGGGTTTgcttgagattttaaaaaattctatttgtttgtcatttgatgaaatCGAGTTTAATTTCGTAGCTTAggtgttttataatgaaataaataatgagttaTTTAAGATCTCTGTAACTCTCTGAGGCTATATGAGATACTTATATCCAACACGTGATGTCTAAGTATTTTATACAGCAATTGAGTCTGGTGTAAAGAACCGGACTAAAAAGATTCATGATTACATCACCATACACACCGATAGATCCATTTTATTTGTTTCGCATGCAAAGCGAATAGTAAGATTCTattctataagattatttttaaatttttttattaaatgaaaatatttaactaatAATAGCTTCCTTTTATGAGCTACAAAGGCCTGGATACGATCCAAGACCGATAgagctttttgttgaaaatcACACATGAAATGAGGACCGTTGAAAAAGGGTGCAACGACTCGTGGATAGCTGATGTCAGAAATTCATGGTAAGTTGGATTTCAACAATTTTTctcttaagttattattatttaaaaaaaaattcaagaaaaatatgacACTTGATTGCACGAAAGGTATTTTCTCTCTTGCCCGATCTTTGCTAATGCAGGTTTTAGGTGTAGTTTTTGCTACTGCATTGTTGCATCCTTAGTCATCTCTCCTTCCTCGTGATATTTTCTTCCGCTGCAGTATTCCAGCCTATTTCCTCTGTTGCAGTATTCCAACGTTATTTCTCTTCCAGCCTATTTCCTCCGCTGCAGTATTCCAATGTTATTTCTCCTGCAAACTCTACCATTGCAAGTCATTTCTCCAGTAGTAATTTACCGATTATGGATCTTTCTGTTGCTGCCACAACCATGAACAATGACAACTCTTTCTCTACTACTTCTTCCTTGAATGAACTTGTCTTTGCCAACAATGTAGCCATAACTGCTGCAACAGTTTTTGCCACAAAAACAGTCATCATCCCACTTTCTAACACACAACAGGTAATCAACCTTAAGTTTACCAACACCAATTATCTATTTTAGCGCATGCAGATGAAGTCATATCTGATTAGTCAAGGTGTTTTTTCCTTTGTCGATGGCTTGACGGTATGTCCTTTTCCGCACAATGATGTTTTTGCCActgaaataaccaaaaaaattggtttttccCAAGCCTTTTTGGCATGGAAACATCAATATCAACTCATCCTCATTGTTCTCCTCTCCTCTATATCCATAGACGTGCTCCATCTTGTGGTACATTGCCTAACATCTGCAAATGTATGTAACACGCTAGAACATGCATTTGCATCTCCATCAAACCCCTGAATCATGCAATTACATGGTTGTCTTCAGGATCTTTGCCAAGGTGATGATTCTGTCACCACCTATTTGCAAAAAGCTAAGGGGTTCTTTGATGAACTTGTTGTCGCAGGTCGCCCCATCTCTCTCACAGACTtcaatttatactttttttggGGTCTTTGTAGTGACTTTCATGATCTTGTTACAAGTTTATCAAAAAATCTGACCCTTTATCATATTCTAAACTCTATAGCCACCTATCCACTCATGAATTTTTACATTGAAGCTCTCTTCCATTCAGTCCCACGACTGCATCGTTGCTGCCAATGCCTACACAGCCCGACCCCTTCTGCCTTTGCTGCCCAGCGGGTATTTTCAGGATTTAATGGCACTAGTTCTTCCTCCAAACGGGGCAGAGGAAGATTTACCTAGCGTGTCATGCGCCCTTCCTCTGCCCAGTATAGTGGCAACGGTTTCAGAGGAGGCAACAACGGGCATAACTAGCAACATCACCATAGAAACTGGCAACAAAATCATCCAGACTGGTAGCTAAATAGATCCAATGTTAGACAGCAGGGGCACCAACTCAAGTGTCAGTTCTGCAACATATTTGGGCATTTCACAAAACAATGCTCATAGCTTGTGCACCATGGGAATCAAGCATCAGTTAATCTCTCTTTCGGTAACGCTTCAACAATAGAAAATTTTGTAACTTGGTTTCTGACACTGGTGCAAATCAGTATGTAACTCTAGATATTGCCGGTATGACACATGTAGAACCTTATCTTGGTAATAATCAATTACATTTTGGTGATGTTAAAGGACTTGTCATATCTAATACAACCCATAATATCTTACGTACTCCTAACCGAGTCTTTACTTTATCTAATATATTGTATGTGCCACAAATTAAGAAACGACTCTTATCTATTCAACAATTATACCGTGAAAGctgtgtctttttttaatttcactcttcttttttctatgtTAAGGATCTCATAACCAAGGCAGTTCTACTTTCCAGTCAGAGTAAAGATAACCTCTATGTCCTTTCAGAGTCTGCTAGCTTATCACTTCTGCTGATGTTTGATATCGTCGACTCGGTCACCCTGGCTCCCAGGTTCAATGTCTAGCATGTTCATTAGGAAAATCATCGCGTCTGTTATTAGGATCTACTGGTCATAAAACATATGCTACATTTGAactaatttttagtgatgtttggggccCTGCCTTTATTTTATCTTCTGATGGTTTCTGATATTTTTATGATCTTTATGGATGcacatacaaaatttatttggttatcCTCTTGGTGTAAAATCTGATGTGTTTAATGTGTTTCACCAATTTCAAGTCTTCATGGAGTGACAATTctcttgcaaaataaaattggtTCAAACTAACTGGGGTGGTGAATATTGTAAATTAAATTCCTTCTTCAAAACTGTTGGTATTCATCATCATATAATATGTCCATACATGCATGAGCATAATGGTATTGTTAAGCGTCGTCACCGTCATATCGTTAAAACTGGTCTTACATAACTTAGGCACTGTAAAACACctctaaaattttagaattacaCGTTTGAAACTgcagtttatcttattaatcgTTTGCCGACACCAatcttataaaacaaatctcTGTATGAATGTATGTTCTATCAAAAACCTGATTATAGTTTCTTGCGCACTTTTAGATGTctgtgttttccttttcttcaccCATATAATGCTCATAAGTTAGACTTTCATTATACTCTATGTGTGTTTCTAGGGTATAGCTCATGTCATCTAGGCTATCACTATTTTGACTTGTCTTCTGATCGTGTCTACATCTCCTGTCATGTCTGTTTTCATGAAcaatctttttcctttcttgaaaCTACACATGTTTCTGCCATCTTTGACTCTGACCCACAACCGACCCCTTCTTTCTATCTTCCTACCTTAACACACTTCCCATCCACTAAAACACCATCAGCCTTGTCTAAACATGCCCCTTACCACCAGTTGCCACTATGTCTATTGATCATTTTGCAGGTTTAGGTTGTGCAAATCCGGACAACATAACCATTGGGTTTGTTGCACCCTCTGTTGTGCCCTCTGATGCACCTTCTAGTGAGCAATCTGGCTCATTGTCTAGGCCTTCATCTTCCTTATGATGTCCTGCTCTATCTCCTCCAGCTTTAGATCTCCATGTTGATCTTTCTAACTACTCCCTCCTACAGCAGCCCACACTATACGGGTCTTCTGCACCAGTGGTTTCTCGCCAGCACCATATGGTGTTGCGTCCCCGACAGCCAGGTTTGCCAACCTGAGTTCTGTTTCTCCGCTGTAACCATACTCATGGGTAATGGTAACATCTTCCACTGATCATGaaccttttaatttcaaagaTGCTAACCGATTTTTGTGCTAGCAGTCTGCTATGAAATCTGAAATTGCAGCCTTTGTCAATGACACTTGGTTTTTGGTTCTGTTTGAACCTTCCATGAATGTTATTGGCTGCCGTTGGGTTTACAAAGTTAAGGGATGGGCCGATTATGCTATTGATCGTTACAAGGTGCGCTTGGTTGCTCGTGGTTTTCACTCAACAGGAGGTTTCAATTACTCCGAAACCTTCAGTCCTGTTGTTAAACCAACTACTGTTCGGGTTGTTCTTTCCATTGTTGTATCTAACCATTAGCAGATTCATCGGCTTTATGTACATAATGCCTTCCTCAATGGTTCCCTTCAAGAGGTTGTTCATATCTAACAACCCACAGGTTTTGTTGACCCTGCTCTGCCCACTCATGTCTGTCGCCTTCACAAGTCCCTTTATAGTTTAAAACAAGCTCCGCGAGCTTGGTGCACACGATTGAGTGACTTTCTTCTGTCGATTGGCTTTTGTGCTTCCAAGGTTGATACCTCATTATTTATTCTGATTGTGAATCATGATATCTGGTATCTGCTTATCTATGTAGATGATAGTCTGCTCACTGGTAATAATTTTACTCTGCTTCGCTGCCTTATTAGTCTGCTGAGTTTAGAGGCTCATACTTAGTCAACACAAATATGGGGCTCATGCTTAGTCAACACAAATATGTTATTGATATTCTTAGTCAGGCTGGTATGTCATCTTGCAAGCATGTTGATACACCGACTTCTATTTCCAAGGTCAGTCTCCAGCCTAGTGGTTTATACTCAAATCCCACTCGTTATCGGCAAATTATCGGGGCTCTTCAGTATCTCACGTTTACTACACCAGACATCTGTTATGCTGTCAATAAAGTCTTTCAGTTTATGCATGCGCCTACTGAGAGCCATTaggctgctgtcaaacatattTTATGGTATTTAAAAGGTACGTCCCCTTTTAGCCTTCACCTTACTCGAGGCTCCTTCTTATCACTGCATGGTTTTACTGATATGGACTGGGCGAGGAGTATTGATGATCGAAAATCTACTGGTGGCTACATGATCTTTCTTGGCACCACTCTCATCTTATGGAAATCTAGTAAGCAACGCACTGTTGCTCGCTCCTCCACTGAAGCAGAATATAAAGCCTTAGCTGATGGTACTGTTGAGGTTCTTTGGCTCCGTTATCTGCTTTCAGATTTATGCTTCTCTCTTAATTTTGTTACCACCATTTGGTGCGACAATTTGGGTGCTACTTATTTGTCTGCTAATCTAGTGTTTCATGCACGTACCAAACATGTTGAGATTGATTATCACTTTGTTCATGATAGAGTTGCCAAAAAGGAGATACATATTTGCTTCATACCCTCCAAAGACCAATTAACTGATGTTCTTACTAAGCCGCTCCCTCACATTACATTTTCCTATTTACGATCCAAGCTTCAAGTGGACAACCCACCTTCAGCTTGAGGGAGTGTATTATAGAATGTGTTGTAGTTTAGGAAAGattgtatttttcttgtataGAGTTATAATGTGCACTGTGCTACACAGTAACTATTGTATTATGCCCTACTcataaatataagagatggcTATTGCATTATGCAAGTCTCCTAAATTAATCATAAATCTTGTTTTAACTTTATGCAATATTCTAATTGtgtgatgttattttaataaataaaaaaataaacatttttattaacCTAGATCCGACCAAGTCCTAGATTTATGAGTCACAAAATTTACCTTTCTAAATGGTCCAATTCTTAAACTAGCTCCCCTCGTGTTGGAAAAGAAAGAGGAGGGGTAGAATTGTCCAGAGCATATAAAAATCTTGGGCACCAGCCCAAGACCcccatttagaaaaaaaaaaacctcaaaaataaataagatatatttgTCAATTATGCTTATGAAATGAAGATTGTTCTCGCTTAACAAAAGATTCCAAATACAAAATGAAATTTGATCAAGATCTCATTTGCCAtacatacataaaaattaataaaatattatttttaaaatatttttaaaaaatctatctataattttattcatgacCCTTATTCATATTAAGCCACtgggaagaggaggaggaggagaagataTAAAATGGTAACAAAAATAGGGAGCTTACGTGTATTTGGAGAGAAAAGTCCTCCTCCGGTGTCCTATGTATTTTTTTGCATGCAAAATTTTACTGCTGATGAAGCCAAATAATTATGAgtctttaatttgttgtttctttgtggggatttttttctctccctttaTGGCCCATGTTTTTGGTTGTGGGATCAAGTTTCGATCAATGTGattggctctctctctctctctctctctctctctctctctctcgtgttatctttttaaagaaGTTCATCAAGAAGAGTCTACAAACAATACCTGATGAAGATGAGTGTTGCagcaaagaaaggaaaggaaaaaaagctgATAGAAAGCTGATGTAACAAAAAAAGCTGATCGCAAccgaaagaaaagaaatcaaagcaaaccaaagtaaaaaaatatagcttttttcttctccttgctAGCTCTCCAGCAGTACCCTTCCTATACCTTAAGCTTAGATAGctgcctctctctcctctcttatcCCTTCTCTCTCTAGCTCCCCACATATTAGAAAGAGAGAATTAAGGAaaagcatcatcatcatcatctactCTTGCCTGCCACAAGAAAAGATTGTTTCTTTGCTTCTTCATAATCACAGTACACAAGATAGAATCAACAAGAATTAACCCATGTTAGCCAATAACTCTCTCTCCTCATCACTTCCTTGTAATTCTGAGCCATTTTCTTGCTTGGAAAATGGAAATAACATTAACAAGAGGAAAAGAAGGCCAGCAGGAACACCAGGTAATtaatattcttgaattttcttagcctatatattttctttgtattaaatattaatcatCTTGTTTTGTGTAATTATCTATATATTCTTTGGTGTCCTAGATCCAGATGCAGAAGTGGTGTCTTTATCACCAAAAACACTATTGGAATCCGATCGTTACGTTTGTGAGATCTGCAACCAAGGGTTTCAGAGAGACCAAAACCTACAGATGCATAGAAGAAGGCATAAAGTCCCATGGAAGCTACTAAAGAGAGAGACCCCAGTTGTAAGAAAACGTGTATTTGTATGTCCAGAGCCTAGTTGCTTGCACCATGACCCTTGTCACGCGCTTGGTGATCTTGTCGGGATAAAGAAGCATTTTCGAAGAAAACATAGCAATCACAAACAATGGGTTTGTGAAAAATGCTCTAAAGGTTATGCCGTTCAATCTGATTACAAAGCTCATCTCAAAACCTGTGGCACCCGTGGACATTCTTGTGATTGCGGCCGTGTTTTTTCCAGGTTAACTgataaatctctctctctctctctcacatatatatatatatataatcatcatggtgttttttttatcaaatttctaaAACCATACAAAATATTCgatatatttttgttcttaaattggaaatttaattgttatgaaagaaaagaaaagggacaaCATGTATAGTACTACTCTACTTGATGTAGTTTCTGATTGATGGAACCTTAATTAATCCAGTTCATAAGGAGTACTACTATTTATTGACAGTTGTTGAACACGGTTCCCAAAGATCAGTTGTCgaaggtggtttttttttttttttttttttgctgtatgTTTCAAGTTCCTCTCGACCGCTCAAACCCCGAAAACAGtttacttttttgttgttttacttttttggaTTTTGGCTGTTCAATCGATCTCTTCTAACTATGTTGTAAATGATTAGCTTACAGATGTGATAAACATTGTTTTATtccattatttaattaatatttcctTCCATTATTTCCATCCAAGTCAATTGCATTTCAAAGCTGTGACCACTtctattctttatttaattcttattgttTAATGCACTTATGACTTGATCTCTTCCTTTCATCAATAAGGACACTTAGATCAAAACCATTTTGAGTATCTTCTTGCCACAACTTACGAGCATGACATCTGGTTCACTTTCATTTTGTATTCTGTAGCATAATTATTATTGTGCATTTCTACgtgctaaagtttttttttttttttttgttgtctgtGTGCGTATAGAGTTGAGAGTTTTATTGAGCACCAAGATGCTTGCAACATGGGGAATCTCCGATCAGAATCACAGTCACTACAACCAGCTGCATGCTTGTCTAGAACTGCTTCAAGTCCAAGCCCTTCTAGTGATACCAATTTTAGTACAGCTCCTTGGCTTCCTTTGATAATACCAAGAACAACACCTGATCATGCCATGTTCTTTATCACGCCTACTACTACTAGTAGTGTTGTGGATAAATCAGATTCTTCAAAAAGTGCTGCACACTACCATAATTTGGAGCTTCAGCTTTCGACTGCTTCAGGAAATCCCCTTGAGATCTCAGTTTCTCCTAAAAGAGAGGATAATCATTCCACTCAATTGCAGCTCTCAATTGGGTCGAGTGATGTTAGTGACAGAAATGAATCGAACATCAGTTACACAGACAAAGATCATGGCAAAAGCTCTCCAAGAGAGAACAATAATGGCAGTCCGAGACCTGAATTGGGTGCTTCAAGGCTTAAAGAGCAAGTGATCAGGGAGCAGTTAATGATGGCCATGTCAGAGAAGATTcatgctgaagaagcaagacaACAAGCAAAAAGACAAATTGAATTGGCAGAACAAGAATTTGCCAATGCCAAGAGAATCAGGCAACAAGCTCAAGCTGAGTTAGACAAGGCGCAAGCTTTGAAACAGCATGCAATAAAGCAAATCAATTCCACTATTCTACAAATTACTTGCCATGCTTGCAAACAGAAGTTCCATGCAAGAACACAAGCAGATGAGAACTCTTTGGTAATGAGTTACATGTCATCAGCTACAACAGAAGATGAAGTAGAGCACATTAATGGAATTGGTATAGCAAAAACATTTAACAGATGAATTATCCACCTCTCtctttcttataattttctcttctttcttctatCTATTGATCATACACCAAGTGAGTGTTGCGATTATAATCTCAAGTGGATTAGTGAGGTGTTGTAATATCCTTCAATGTGTGAAGTAATTATTTGTTCTTTAATTTggtaattaattgaaattatgatTTCGATTTAATTTGCTGGTTCATTAGTTATGATTAATGTTCCCATATGGTAGAGTAATATTTTGTGGAGTAGTTACTTTCATccataaattaaaagtaaaaaagaaaggaattgcTAGAGATGTATGAGTTGTTCATTAGGTTTTCTACTCTGAAACTATTTCATTGAATAAGCTCAGAGACAATCATACATCTCTTTCCTTCGAACTTTTAGTAGTTTTGGATTTTCTATTTGGACTATGTGGATATGTTTGCATGCCTAGGTCAGAAAATGAAGGTGACCCTTCCCCGCCATTAATATAGGGTACAGTACAGCTGACCAATATTTATAGGCTATAAAAACTtcgaaaacaaaatcaacacaaaacaaggagggggagggggagagagaaaGGAATCAGATAGTCCTTTCATCTCTGAGCGTATGGTCTTCTCATATAAATGTAAGAGTAAAAACGCCATGTTTTTCAGTGCCATAGTTGTGACAGACTCACTCGTCCCTCTCAAGGTCTCCAAACAAACAGACACAAACAAATTCAATTCacagacaatattttctttctttcacagtaatctctctctctctctctctctctgcataAGAATCAGCGCCTCATTGGGGGCCAGTGGGGCGCAGAAGAAGAGCAAAGCATCTTTCCTTTCATGCAGAGACATTCAAAGCTTTTCTTTGAGCTGGAAGTCTAGTTTCTTGGTGTTAGGAAACTCTTTCTGGTTTATGTTTCTTTCATGATCACTTGAGCCAAAACAGAAAGGCATAGGGAAGCCCTTTACCCGACCTTTTTCAAAAGATATATACTTTtcctttgaaaataaatttatattgctTTTGCTGTGGTAGCATGTGCTgcattttctttccctttttttacacaaaaaaaaaagccaatacaacttgattaattaattaatatgcgATGATGCTTGAAAATTCATAATTTCAGGGAAGTTACTTTTCGCCTgtttgaaagataaattatcaTGTATTTATGTTCATTTTCTATTCTTCGAACTCTATGGATTAGTGATGGAACTGAATTTCCTTCAAAataatcctctttttttttgagattttagtaACATTTCAATGATTAAATAATCagtgattttattataaaaagttGCTGCAAATaagtattaaattttaaaaacaagaaaatttgttGTTAGTTTATGTATGATAAATGTTGAGAATAAGTTGTAAGATAGTGAAGTTGATGAATCTCTTTTCTTTGGCCAtttagatataatttataagtttgaattttttttcttacaagagGAGTCAGTATGTCTTTTCCTTCTTCATCTCTAAATGGAAGGAAGATCTttacaattaatattaatattgattgtaAGTATCTCCATACataacattaattattaatgaGAGTATCATGTGTTTATAGAAGACGGTCCTATATCAATCTATACACGATATTAATATCAATGAGTTTATCCCTTATAATAAACATTAATACTGATTGACATATGAATGACCCTTAGATGACTTTTTGCATAGCTATGGTGTAGGGAAATGATGACTCTAGATCCCCATCTTGGGTGCTCATATTCGAAGAATTCTTGGCTCAAAAGGGTGCTGGTCCTGGCATCTTAGGTCTAACTGAGCCCAAGGGGATTGGGTCAGACAACTTGCCAAATCCCGGAGGCTTGAGCCTAGTGTATAGCCGGGCTCAAGGGGTTTGGGTCTGGTATCTTGCCTGACCAACAAACGTTTGGTCTCTTAGATTTAACATGTAACTGAGCTTAAGAGGGTTGTGTATGACATCTTACCATAACTATAGGTACTTAGGCCTAATACGTAGCCTAACTCAAGAAAGTTAAgtctgatattttattaaacccATAAAAGCCAAGGCTTGATGTGTAGCCGAGTAGGAAAATTGTgcctggaattttttttttccatctcctCGTAGAtctctttaattatattttttccacTTAAAACTCGAACTCAAGACCTCCCTTGTTAATTGCATGAACTATTTCACTTAATTAACTAGGTACTGGCTGGAAGTTTATCTTATCAAGAAGGAGATGATAACATGCCAATTAAGTTAGTGCACGTATAGCTTATTTTCGAATTATTATCATCTTAGTATTTTTGCAGAAGCATTGCAGTTCCAAATAGTTGAGTGCTGTAGGCAAGTTTATTTGATCAATGAAAGGAAGCTCATGCTTATTATACCCTACCAGTCAAAGTTCATGAGATAGTGCCTCTGTGGCTCAAGATTTTGCAACAATGATTCTCTGATTTATCACAATTTGCTGCCATGCCTAGAGAAATCATTTCATGGCAATGATAGATTGCAGTATCTACTGGGGTTGCAGATTTGCGACAATATGCCCTTCAAGTCAGAAGTCAGGTCAAGTTGAGGTATGATACAACACATAACTTATGCAACACATAAGTTGGGGTTGCAGATTTCtttcagtttaaaaaatatcatattacaaGAGAATGTCATAATAAACGTTCATTTGTGATAGTAATACTCCTAGCTAGCTTGTTTATATTGTTATATTCTGTATTAAAtcctaattaataaattaaagagtttCAAATTGCAATCCAATAATAACAAAGAATTTTGATaagatgaaaattataaattactaaaattaatttttctaattcaaattattaaaaaaaaagggacaaacATAGTGTAAAATGAAAATGGTATGATAACACTTGGACCTTTGCGTAGCAATGTCACATGATATTCAAgagattttaaaagttaataccAGTACAGTAGGTGGTCAGGCTCACTA belongs to Populus nigra chromosome 18, ddPopNigr1.1, whole genome shotgun sequence and includes:
- the LOC133678045 gene encoding protein indeterminate-domain 16-like, whose product is MLANNSLSSSLPCNSEPFSCLENGNNINKRKRRPAGTPDPDAEVVSLSPKTLLESDRYVCEICNQGFQRDQNLQMHRRRHKVPWKLLKRETPVVRKRVFVCPEPSCLHHDPCHALGDLVGIKKHFRRKHSNHKQWVCEKCSKGYAVQSDYKAHLKTCGTRGHSCDCGRVFSRVESFIEHQDACNMGNLRSESQSLQPAACLSRTASSPSPSSDTNFSTAPWLPLIIPRTTPDHAMFFITPTTTSSVVDKSDSSKSAAHYHNLELQLSTASGNPLEISVSPKREDNHSTQLQLSIGSSDVSDRNESNISYTDKDHGKSSPRENNNGSPRPELGASRLKEQVIREQLMMAMSEKIHAEEARQQAKRQIELAEQEFANAKRIRQQAQAELDKAQALKQHAIKQINSTILQITCHACKQKFHARTQADENSLVMSYMSSATTEDEVEHINGIGIAKTFNR